Proteins from one Microbacterium proteolyticum genomic window:
- a CDS encoding amidase: protein MTRLHDLSLVAQVAALRDGRIRPVELTSHYLDRIARAADLGAFAEVTAESALARAAALDAGGHRGPLWGVPSAEKDLVARAGVPTRYGSRARADYVAVAAGLLPAAVGSDGGGSIRIPSATVGVVGLKPSRGRLPIGSGFDSPDGLSVTGPIARTVEDAGLLLDALVGLSPFPYATAAPGRGPFVRAARTGSATYRIGATTVSPWDDDEDIVLDPAARTAFETAAVWLSDAGHPVTDADWHPVGYPALFRVLWRASAARIPLSAHDMTLVEPLTAWLVREGRALSAPELLGGLTEARAFERRTITDFAAFDAVLTPALAQAPQPVGAYAGHDPERTFAMQVEYAPYSSFVNVAGLPALTLPVTVDATGHPVSVQLIGRPGGEATLLALGAELELRRGPLPHPPAWDA, encoded by the coding sequence ATGACGCGCCTGCACGATCTGTCCCTCGTCGCACAGGTCGCGGCGCTCCGGGACGGCAGGATCCGGCCGGTCGAACTGACCTCCCACTACCTCGACCGCATCGCTCGCGCAGCCGATCTGGGCGCCTTCGCCGAAGTCACCGCGGAGTCCGCGCTCGCGCGCGCCGCCGCGCTCGACGCCGGCGGACACCGTGGCCCGCTCTGGGGCGTGCCCTCGGCGGAGAAGGACCTCGTCGCCCGGGCGGGTGTCCCCACGCGCTACGGATCGCGCGCGCGCGCCGACTACGTGGCCGTGGCCGCGGGACTCCTCCCGGCCGCGGTCGGATCGGACGGTGGCGGCTCCATCCGCATCCCCTCGGCGACCGTCGGCGTCGTGGGGCTCAAGCCGTCACGCGGACGGCTGCCCATCGGGTCGGGGTTCGACTCCCCCGACGGGCTGTCCGTCACCGGCCCCATCGCCCGCACCGTCGAGGACGCGGGCCTGCTGCTCGACGCGCTCGTGGGGCTCTCGCCGTTCCCCTACGCGACGGCGGCGCCGGGGCGCGGCCCCTTCGTCCGTGCCGCACGCACCGGATCCGCGACGTATCGGATCGGCGCGACGACCGTCTCCCCCTGGGACGACGACGAGGACATCGTCCTCGACCCCGCCGCCCGTACGGCATTCGAGACGGCGGCCGTCTGGTTGAGCGACGCCGGACACCCCGTCACGGATGCCGATTGGCATCCGGTCGGCTATCCCGCCCTGTTCCGCGTGCTGTGGCGCGCGAGCGCTGCGCGCATCCCGCTGAGCGCGCACGACATGACCCTCGTCGAGCCGCTCACCGCCTGGCTCGTGCGGGAGGGCCGGGCGCTCTCGGCGCCGGAGCTGCTCGGAGGACTGACCGAGGCGCGCGCGTTCGAACGGCGGACGATCACCGACTTCGCGGCCTTCGACGCCGTCCTGACCCCCGCCCTGGCCCAGGCTCCGCAGCCCGTCGGCGCGTACGCCGGCCACGACCCCGAGCGCACCTTCGCGATGCAGGTGGAGTACGCACCGTACTCGAGCTTCGTCAACGTGGCGGGGCTGCCCGCTCTCACTCTCCCGGTGACCGTCGACGCGACGGGACACCCGGTCTCGGTGCAGCTGATCGGACGCCCCGGCGGGGAGGCGACGCTGCTGGCGCTCGGCGCCGAGCTGGAGCTGCGACGCGGCCCGCTCCCCCACCCGCCCGCGTGGGACGCCTGA
- a CDS encoding phage holin family protein translates to MKTRLLRVLVYLASAAAGLVLADLFVGGFRISWLDWWGFLVAIVVFAIVQSLATPLATRVAEKHAPLLLGGIGIIATFVSLLVVAVLPSAGVRITTAAAWFLAPLVVWIVSAIVTWVLTVVLIDRRARTAPPTKS, encoded by the coding sequence ATGAAGACCCGGTTGCTGCGCGTGCTCGTCTACCTCGCCTCGGCGGCGGCGGGGCTCGTGCTCGCCGATCTGTTCGTCGGCGGCTTCCGGATCTCGTGGCTCGACTGGTGGGGCTTCCTGGTGGCGATCGTCGTGTTCGCGATCGTCCAGAGTCTCGCGACGCCCCTCGCCACCCGGGTGGCGGAGAAGCACGCGCCGCTCCTCCTCGGGGGGATCGGCATCATCGCCACGTTCGTCTCGCTGCTGGTCGTGGCGGTGCTGCCGTCCGCGGGCGTGCGGATCACGACCGCGGCCGCCTGGTTCCTGGCGCCGCTCGTCGTGTGGATCGTGTCCGCCATCGTGACGTGGGTGCTGACGGTCGTGCTGATCGACCGGCGGGCCCGGACGGCGCCTCCGACGAAGAGCTGA
- the epsC gene encoding serine O-acetyltransferase EpsC, protein MGALSRVREDVAAAKFRDPAARGGLEIALLYPGLHAVWSYRVAHRLWVRGLRFPARAISQITRWLTGIEIHPGATIGRRFFIDHGMGVVIGETAEVGDDVMLYHGVTLGGRQREGGKRHPTLHDGVAVGAGAKILGPITIGAHSLVGANAVVTRDAAPESVLVGVPAKARARRSSDDTRALLTAPEYWI, encoded by the coding sequence GTGGGGGCCCTCTCCCGCGTTCGCGAAGACGTCGCCGCGGCGAAGTTCCGCGACCCGGCCGCCCGCGGCGGTCTCGAGATCGCGCTGCTCTACCCCGGCCTGCACGCCGTGTGGTCGTACCGCGTGGCGCACCGCCTGTGGGTGCGGGGCTTGCGGTTCCCGGCTCGGGCGATCTCGCAGATCACGCGATGGCTCACGGGCATCGAGATCCATCCCGGGGCGACGATCGGGCGCCGTTTCTTCATCGACCACGGCATGGGCGTCGTGATCGGTGAGACGGCCGAGGTCGGCGACGACGTCATGCTGTACCACGGCGTCACCCTCGGGGGACGCCAGCGCGAGGGCGGCAAACGCCACCCGACGCTGCACGACGGTGTGGCCGTGGGGGCGGGGGCGAAGATCCTCGGCCCGATCACGATCGGGGCCCACAGCCTCGTCGGCGCCAACGCCGTGGTGACGCGGGACGCGGCCCCCGAGAGCGTGCTGGTCGGCGTTCCGGCGAAAGCGCGGGCGCGCCGGTCGAGCGACGACACCCGAGCGTTGCTCACCGCCCCCGAATACTGGATCTGA
- the cysK gene encoding cysteine synthase A: MPGIHSDITSAFGDTPLVRLNRVAEGAGGQILAKLEFYNPASSVKDRLGIAIVDAAEASGELKPGGTLVESTSGNTGIALAMVGAARGYKVILTMPASMSKERRVLLRAFGAELVLTDPTKGMSFAVDEAKRIVAETPGAVWARQFENEANPAIHRKTTAEEILRDTDGKVDYFVAGIGTGGTITGVGQVLKERVPGVKVVAVEPADSPILTKGHPGPHKIQGIGPNFVPAILDRSIIDEVIDVEFDDAIRLARETAAKDGILVGMSSGAAIWAALEIARRPEAEGKNIVVIIPSYGERYLSTALYEDLRDN, from the coding sequence ATGCCCGGCATCCACTCCGACATCACCTCCGCGTTCGGCGACACCCCGCTGGTGCGCCTCAACCGCGTCGCGGAAGGCGCCGGGGGCCAGATCCTGGCCAAGCTCGAGTTCTACAACCCCGCCTCGAGCGTCAAGGACCGCCTGGGCATCGCGATCGTCGACGCCGCCGAAGCCTCCGGCGAGCTCAAGCCCGGCGGCACCCTCGTGGAGTCCACGAGCGGCAACACCGGTATCGCGCTGGCCATGGTCGGCGCGGCGCGCGGGTACAAGGTCATCCTGACGATGCCCGCGTCGATGTCGAAGGAGCGTCGCGTGCTGCTCCGGGCGTTCGGTGCCGAGCTCGTGCTCACCGACCCCACCAAGGGCATGTCGTTCGCGGTGGACGAGGCCAAGCGCATCGTCGCCGAGACGCCCGGCGCCGTCTGGGCGCGCCAGTTCGAGAACGAGGCGAACCCCGCGATCCACCGCAAGACCACCGCCGAGGAGATCCTGCGCGACACCGACGGCAAGGTGGACTACTTCGTGGCCGGGATCGGCACGGGCGGCACCATCACCGGAGTCGGTCAGGTGCTGAAGGAACGCGTCCCGGGCGTGAAGGTCGTCGCGGTCGAGCCCGCTGACTCCCCCATCCTCACCAAGGGCCACCCCGGCCCCCACAAGATCCAGGGCATCGGACCGAACTTCGTCCCGGCGATCCTCGACCGCAGCATCATCGACGAGGTCATCGACGTCGAGTTCGACGACGCTATCCGGCTGGCCCGCGAAACGGCGGCGAAGGACGGCATCCTGGTGGGCATGTCCTCCGGCGCCGCCATCTGGGCCGCCCTCGAGATCGCACGTCGCCCCGAGGCCGAGGGCAAGAACATCGTGGTCATCATCCCCTCGTACGGCGAGCGTTACCTCTCCACCGCCCTGTACGAAGACCTGCGCGACAACTGA
- the prmC gene encoding peptide chain release factor N(5)-glutamine methyltransferase, with translation MPEPVSFAPSPVADVVRATAARFAAAGIPDPQVDAELLVAHVLSTSRGGVQAAAVRGDRLSADAAAALAPLVDRRCAREPLQHLTGLAPFRSLELAVGPGVFVPRPETEMVAQLAIDALRAAASASPIAVDLGTGSGAIALALATEVPHARVFAAENSVDAFIWTKENVARIGATNLTLAFIDLADAFPELDGTVSVVASNPPYVPDDAIPRDPEVRLFDPPAALYGGPDGLDAVRVLSRVGLRLAHPGGTIVIEHGEWQGAAIREILTADGWRSAATHPDLTTRDRATTAVRP, from the coding sequence ATGCCCGAGCCCGTATCCTTCGCCCCGTCCCCCGTCGCCGACGTCGTCCGTGCCACCGCCGCGCGCTTCGCCGCCGCGGGCATCCCCGACCCCCAGGTGGATGCCGAACTCCTCGTCGCCCACGTCCTGTCCACGTCGCGCGGGGGAGTGCAGGCCGCCGCCGTCCGCGGCGATCGCCTGTCCGCCGATGCCGCGGCGGCCCTCGCCCCGCTCGTGGACCGGCGCTGCGCGCGCGAGCCGCTGCAGCACCTGACGGGGCTCGCCCCCTTCCGATCCCTGGAACTCGCCGTCGGACCGGGGGTCTTCGTCCCGCGCCCCGAGACCGAGATGGTGGCGCAGCTCGCGATCGACGCCCTGCGCGCGGCGGCATCCGCATCGCCGATCGCCGTGGACCTCGGCACCGGCAGCGGAGCCATCGCCCTCGCCCTGGCGACCGAGGTCCCCCACGCGCGGGTGTTCGCCGCCGAGAACTCCGTCGACGCGTTCATCTGGACGAAGGAGAACGTCGCCCGCATCGGCGCGACGAATCTCACGCTCGCGTTCATCGACCTCGCCGATGCGTTCCCCGAGCTCGACGGAACGGTCTCGGTCGTGGCATCCAACCCTCCCTACGTCCCGGACGACGCGATCCCGCGCGACCCCGAGGTGCGGCTGTTCGACCCGCCGGCTGCCCTGTACGGCGGACCGGACGGGCTGGATGCCGTGCGCGTGCTCAGCCGCGTCGGTCTGCGCCTCGCGCATCCCGGCGGCACCATCGTGATCGAGCACGGCGAATGGCAGGGCGCTGCGATCCGCGAGATCCTCACGGCGGACGGGTGGCGGTCCGCGGCGACCCACCCCGACCTGACGACGCGCGATCGCGCCACGACCGCCGTTCGCCCCTGA
- a CDS encoding L-threonylcarbamoyladenylate synthase, producing the protein MSPVYDCRDESQLLSGMRHARQAIGRGELVVLPTDTVYGIAADAFNARAVAGLLEAKGRGRQQPPPVLVPGVGTLRALVAEVPTAVDDLVHAFWPGGLTIVLPAQPSLSWDLGDTHGTVAVRMPAQNLTLELLEETGPLAVSSANRTGMPAAVSIDEARDMLGDSVAVYLDAGPSEWGFASTIVDATSLVGGSEPLIRVLREGTISRARLREVLGDLLEPDPETGPADGAASSAPDTAADAEAPGP; encoded by the coding sequence ATGTCACCCGTCTACGACTGCCGTGACGAGTCGCAGCTGCTGTCCGGGATGCGCCACGCGCGTCAGGCGATCGGCCGAGGCGAACTCGTCGTGCTCCCCACCGACACCGTCTACGGCATCGCCGCGGACGCGTTCAACGCGCGCGCCGTCGCGGGCCTGCTCGAGGCGAAGGGGCGTGGACGGCAGCAGCCGCCGCCGGTCCTCGTTCCCGGCGTCGGGACCCTCCGTGCTCTGGTCGCCGAGGTGCCCACCGCCGTCGACGACCTCGTCCACGCCTTCTGGCCGGGCGGGTTGACCATCGTCCTGCCCGCGCAGCCGTCCCTGTCCTGGGACCTCGGTGACACGCACGGCACCGTCGCGGTCCGCATGCCCGCGCAGAACCTCACGCTCGAGCTGCTCGAAGAGACCGGGCCGCTCGCGGTCTCCAGCGCGAACCGGACCGGCATGCCCGCCGCGGTCAGCATCGACGAGGCGCGCGACATGCTCGGCGACAGCGTCGCCGTCTACCTCGACGCCGGACCCAGCGAGTGGGGCTTCGCCTCGACGATCGTGGATGCCACGTCCCTCGTCGGCGGGAGCGAGCCGCTGATCCGCGTGCTCCGCGAAGGCACGATCTCCCGCGCGCGTCTGCGCGAGGTGCTCGGCGACCTGCTCGAGCCCGACCCCGAGACGGGCCCCGCCGACGGTGCCGCCTCGTCGGCGCCGGATACCGCCGCGGATGCCGAGGCGCCGGGTCCGTGA